From the genome of Pirellulales bacterium:
GCCGGTGAAGCGGCAAACGCTTCGACAAGGCGTTGTATTTCCGATTTGCTCCGCCGCAGGGCGTCGATCACCAACAAGTTTACGCCGAGGTTTTGCACCAGGTCGTTCAGTTCTCCGCGATTAGTAACCATGGCTGCGCGCACGCCGCGCTGCCGATTGGCAATGCACAAGGCCGCAGCCGCCTGATCGGTCAACAGCACGCCCAATTTTTTGCCGCTCTCGACTGCAGCGGCGATGTTTGCCGCAGCCTGTGCGACGCCTACGGCGGGAAGTTCTTCCACTTCCATACCGCGCTGCCGCAGCTGACCGAGTACATCGGCACAATCAAACGCCGCTCCTTTTTTGCTAACGCTGCTGGCCACAATCAATTGGCTGGGTTTGGCGGCTGCCGCTTGGAGCGACCGCACCAGCGTGATGTTTTTTTCTTTCAAACTGTCGCGGGCCGCCGGCGTGACGACCGCTCGGGCCGATACGATGACACGCTGCACCCCATTCAATCGATTGGCCAAGCTCTCGGCGCTGATGACCTTCTCGGTCAATGTCAACTCGCCGCTTGACGAGATTGCAGTGCCAGCGCCGCCTAGCCGCTGGATCACAGCGTGCACAATCCGTTCGACTTGGTCTTCCGAGTGCGGCATGGTGGTTGCTTGAAAGTTCGTTTAAGTCGTACCCAACCCGGCCTGGCGGCCGGGGCCAATCGCTGGTTGTCTCAACGTTCGCTCCTCATCGCTTACCCGTCGCTTCTCATTCGTCGTCTTGCCTCTTACTCATCCACAATGCCCATCACGCTCCAGCGGACAGGGGCTTTTTCAGTTTTCATCATTTCCCGAATCGCGCGGCCTTCGCTGTTCATAATGACCCGTTGTCCAGTGCCGGCTCCCAAGCGATCGACGATCAATTGCGGATCACCGTCCGGTTGTAGGCCATCGGCCAATAGCGGCTGCACAATCAGCAGCTTCCAGCCTTGCAGCGTAGAATGCTTGACCGTTGCAGTGGCGGTGCCGACGACCAGACCGAGTTGCATGAATTCCTCAATGTGCGTTTACGTTCATTTGTTTGCGTGACTAACGGTCGCCGCTTTATCGTTTCTGATTTATGGTTTTCCGATAATTCGCAGATCATCGATCAATGAACAGCGCCGTTCCCGCGTGAACGTTAGCGGCGTGGTCACACCTTCGCCGGTGGGCGTAGCGATGGAGAACGACAAATAACCTTCGCCTCCCAAACCCAGCGCGGCCATGCAGGGACCGTTTTTCACGAACAGCGTGGTATCGAGCGCGCGGCCCATCTTGGTCATGTTGCGCACGTTATTCGAGTGAATCATGGCGGTGTGCCGGAAGCCGTGCTCGTAAAACTTAGCCTTCTCAATGGCTTCGTCTACGTTCCGGCAACGGACGAATGGCAAAAACGGCACCATTTGCTCCACCGGCACAAACGGGTTGTGTTCGTCCGTTTCGCCGAACAGTAATTCGACTTGCGGCGATACCTGCTTGCCAATGCCACGGGCCAAAACCGCTGCATCCTGGCCCAAAAATTCCTTGGCGGGCACGTCGTGTTTGTGCTCCCCTTCTCCGACGGAGATAATGGCCACTTTCGTCAGTGCATCAACTTCTTTCGCGTTCAACCGCGCGGCGCCAGCCTGTTCCATGGCGTTCATCATTTCGTCGAATACCTCGTCGACGACGAACACTTCCTTCTCGGCTATGCACAGCAGATTATTGTCGTAAGCTGCGCCGCGAATAATGTGCCGGGCCGCCCGATCTAAATCAGCGGTTTCGTCAACCACGACCGGCGGATTTCCTGGCCCGGCGACAATGGCCCTCTTCGCACTGCGCATGGCTGCCCGGGCCACTGCCGGC
Proteins encoded in this window:
- a CDS encoding RpiB/LacA/LacB family sugar-phosphate isomerase, with protein sequence MPHSEDQVERIVHAVIQRLGGAGTAISSSGELTLTEKVISAESLANRLNGVQRVIVSARAVVTPAARDSLKEKNITLVRSLQAAAAKPSQLIVASSVSKKGAAFDCADVLGQLRQRGMEVEELPAVGVAQAAANIAAAVESGKKLGVLLTDQAAAALCIANRQRGVRAAMVTNRGELNDLVQNLGVNLLVIDALRRSKSEIQRLVEAFAASPAQACPAQWKQWLD
- a CDS encoding EutN/CcmL family microcompartment protein translates to MQLGLVVGTATATVKHSTLQGWKLLIVQPLLADGLQPDGDPQLIVDRLGAGTGQRVIMNSEGRAIREMMKTEKAPVRWSVMGIVDE
- a CDS encoding aldehyde dehydrogenase family protein — translated: MQATEELIRSVVKQVLAEIKPQAGSKAGRAVDASQLRAGNGRSFSGRHGVFTCVDEAVAAADEAFEQLSAHGLEVRKRIIDHIRRISIDQCVELGTMEMEETKVGRLEHKIEKLKTLGERTPGVEFLQSQVFSGDHGLAVIEHAPFGVIGCITPVTHSLPTITGNAVNMIAGGNTLVVNPHPSGKRVAAEGVRRFNQAIYKDLGIDNLICVVAEPTLESAEALFQHRGVKLICVTGGPAVARAAMRSAKRAIVAGPGNPPVVVDETADLDRAARHIIRGAAYDNNLLCIAEKEVFVVDEVFDEMMNAMEQAGAARLNAKEVDALTKVAIISVGEGEHKHDVPAKEFLGQDAAVLARGIGKQVSPQVELLFGETDEHNPFVPVEQMVPFLPFVRCRNVDEAIEKAKFYEHGFRHTAMIHSNNVRNMTKMGRALDTTLFVKNGPCMAALGLGGEGYLSFSIATPTGEGVTTPLTFTRERRCSLIDDLRIIGKP